The Bactrocera dorsalis isolate Fly_Bdor chromosome 2, ASM2337382v1, whole genome shotgun sequence region ATTTACTTTCACTAAAAGCCTCTTTCTTTCCCAATGGTATTTTACCGTCGTCGCCGGCCGCCGCTTCCTCTGGGAAAGCGCGCCTCACTGCGTAGGTTTTACGCTGAAAAAGCACACAACTTGCCTATTTGGCTGGACTGTGTGCTATggcacatatacatgcatatacgaGATATATGTGTGCGGTCAATACGTGATGCAactactatgtatatgtatgtatgtatgtatatatttagaaaaaatccttacaaaaataatatacattgatattataaaaaagtttttggcCCACTATGAAAGATGTcgatatacttatacatatatgtatatataaactcaTAATTAGCCACGCCCACTTCCGCACAAACCAACCGCTTTTGCCTATTTAATCATATTGCACGCGCTGTTTTATCACATTCCTCTCCGCAAGCGTGACATCGCCCTCATTCGTTCAGTTCGTGTCACCGCTCATGTGATTATCAATAATCAGCTGTATCACACGCAAACAATCGCGTTGCCGCGCCGCCGTATTGTCCACCAACTGCTCGATGAATTGGCTGTAGTCGATGCTGGTGCTGGGCGGTATATCCTGTGTGCACGATATGTACTTGTTGAATATGTCCGTATTGATGGAACTCGCCGGATAGCTTTGATCGCGTTTCAGTAACTCACTGAGCGATTGTGCCGAGCTCAAAAGCTTGTCTTTGTTCTTCTGGTAAGCATTGATTTCTTTGAGATTTGCATAATCGGCGCTGCTCACTTCCACCGTGTGCGGCGGTCCGACTCCTTTGCCGGCCGCCTTGTTCAGTCGCATTTGATATTTACGCTCCGACACGAAATTGCCCAGCAAATAGCCTGTGAAAAACAATTTGAACTTAATTTCATAAGCCAACGAAAAGGCAATGCCATAAAGACTCTTAATAATGCTAAACACATACTCACCCAGTATGAGCGTCAGGAAGGCTATTGTGAGCACGAGACTGACGCAAGTGCGTTTGGTGACATATTCGCGGAACTCGCGGGAACTGTTGGCACGTACAGCGGTCTCATAGCTCAGCACTTGATGCATCTTTCGTGGCTGGTAATGTGATAGCGCGGTCTCTGGGGTTatttatatgttgttgttgttgtctttgtaGTTGTACCTCCTTAAATGTTGCATGGGTTTATGTCGGCGTATTAATGTGTGCGTGTTACGCATATAAATTTTCTAGCGAATAGAATATTGCTAGTCATTTTGGTTCATATTTTTGGTAACATGCTGTCCGTTGTAGCGAAATAGGAGCTTGATTATGCTGAAAACAGTAATTAAAGATTAAATTACATTAAGAttacattttaaatacaaaCTGTAAATTGGTATCAGAGAAATGTGTAATTCAAAGCCAAGCATATACATTAGGGCTCTTATTTGAATAACCTGAAAACCAATTATTCGAATACCTGGTTTGTAACCGTTGGTATGAATATTAATCGACTCGATCGTTCTACTGCGttgttttaagtaaatatttattttttcgccttGAAAGTGATCTCTACCAGATGTGCGAACAATTTTTGCAGCcctcgaaatatttttcataagcaaTTTTTGGGATGGCATCCAACTCCTTCAACGAATTGTGTTTTATACCTTCCATTGAATGATAACGGATcgtcaatttcagtttggggaacaagaaaaatcacacggagccgaATGTTGGGAATACGGCGGTTGATTTATGGTATTCATTGCGATTTCGGCTTTAAGTTCCATCTCGTTAGATGGTGTATTATCATAGagtaaaattcattaattttcctTCCGCAAtttcggccgttttcgacggatattTTCATGCAAGCGCCTCAATatgaactccttattgaccgccTTCCCCTctgaaacaaattcatgatgcaccaaac contains the following coding sequences:
- the LOC105221896 gene encoding uncharacterized protein LOC105221896; this encodes MHQVLSYETAVRANSSREFREYVTKRTCVSLVLTIAFLTLILGYLLGNFVSERKYQMRLNKAAGKGVGPPHTVEVSSADYANLKEINAYQKNKDKLLSSAQSLSELLKRDQSYPASSINTDIFNKYISCTQDIPPSTSIDYSQFIEQLVDNTAARQRDCLRVIQLIIDNHMSGDTN